The following proteins come from a genomic window of Sesamum indicum cultivar Zhongzhi No. 13 linkage group LG10, S_indicum_v1.0, whole genome shotgun sequence:
- the LOC105172158 gene encoding uncharacterized protein LOC105172158 yields the protein MVQRKLPVKPDHLKPEKNLFHHQDLKPRGAADLTKKMKKSGSSKQPGKPPPTAAVTPRKPSPVSSMARTLNYMNSPEKSPARPTGAVTPQKASPGGSFAVTPNYMKPTTSSDARKEVSTRSPQTSPVSSSLQGKGSKNLKLGLASGNKATKTFSRTGSLKMMRTLTKNPSFKPARASVRKCSPVVLCENLDAQRATCSSTLKDCKFPDYLSLNPGGTEAEGTSAVKVCPYTYCSLNGHKHAPLPPLKCFLSARRRMIKNQRGLKLGCLSPRRVTCVADGVKFDEKLVMQESLNCSGTSLQRDEDEKETDFFVEIFSKEKGDTAYYTGIDGSDETAAEDQEERSLEGLSDAAICYEVDADETVDGNGYADSIDVGRTCFSEQNQEDEIDDGVSPPPSVQGESMPRVNFYELDSEASDMDWETGHHSALYVDYDYEHSPEMELEPDPEAGQFENHVTHNKFMVESDNKGGCFDEFSADDVPQESFDEESLNTDVFSSSSDSESISSYEYLQGLNNMETSAIGEVSLEEPEPASDYKNHILFECNQTAGIGFHLVAGHEVSEGCQAQTELSDEDLSSNTENIMTSSTEDPARETDSEFAQLTSTGGERQRIHKVEAGNEANQEAEDTGLAQATTKCKKQILDGEELGAFDPRAPNFLPLEPDPETEKVDLRHQELDGRKNAEEWMVDYALRQAVTKLAPARKRKVALLVEAFEKVMPITKCDLHTRHTSAFDHARPIQACN from the exons ATGGTGCAAAGAAAGCTGCCCGTCAAGCCAGATCATCTTAAACCCGAGAAAAACCTGTTCCACCACCAGGATTTGAAGCCCAGGGGCGCAGCAGACCTGaccaagaaaatgaagaaatcgGGATCGTCGAAGCAGCCAGGGAAGCCGCCGCCGACGGCTGCCGTGACGCCTCGGAAGCCGTCGCCCGTCAGTTCAATGGCCAGAACACTGAATTACATGAACAGCCCGGAAAAGTCGCCGGCCAGGCCGACGGGTGCCGTGACGCCGCAGAAGGCGTCGCCTGGCGGTTCCTTTGCCGTGACGCCGAATTACATGAAGCCCACAACCAGTTCTGATGCGAGAAAGGAGGTGAGTACCAGAAGTCCTCAAACTAGTCCTGTGAGTTCAAGTTTGCAGGGAAAGGgttcaaagaatttgaaaCTTGGCTTGGCGTCTGGTAACAAAGCAACGAAGACGTTTTCTCGGACAGGTAGTTTGAAAATGATGAGGACTTTGACGAAGAATCCTAGCTTTAAACCGGCGAGGGCTTCTGTGAGGAAATGTTCCCCTGTTGTTTTGTGTGAAAATTTGGATGCCCAGAGAGCAACTTGCTCATCAACTTTGAAAGATTGTAAGTTTCCTGATTACCTCAGTCTTAATCCTGGGGGAACAGAAGCAGAGGGTACTTCTGCTGTTAAGGTCTGCCCATATACATACTGTTCTCTTAATGGCCATAAGCATGCTCCGTTGCCGCCGCTGAAGTGCTTCTTGTCGGCAAGGAGGCGGATGATCAAGAATCAGAGGGGCTTGAAGTTGGGATGTCTATCGCCAAGGCGAGTAACGTGTGTTGCAGACGGTGTAAAGTTTGATGAGAAGCTCGTGATGCAGGAGTCTTTGAATTGCTCAGGGACTAGTCTGCAGAGAGACGAGGACGAGAAGGAGACAGATTTCTTTGTTGAGATATTCAGTAAGGAAAAGGGAGATACTGCTTATTATACTGGGATTGATGGGAGCGATGAAACAGCGGCAGAAGATCAAGAAGAACGCTCTCTGGAGGGACTTTCAGATGCAGCAATTTGCTATGAAGTTGATGCTGATGAAACTGTTGATGGAAATGGATATGCTGATTCGATAGACGTTGGCAGAACATGCTTCTCGGAACAGAATCAGGAGGATGAAATTGATGATGGAGTCTCTCCACCACCTTCGGTTCAAGGGGAAAGCATGCCGAGGGTTAACTTTTATGAGCTAGATTCTGAAGCCTCTGATATGGACTGGGAGACAGGGCATCACTCTGCTCTGTATGTTGATTATGATTATGAGCACTCACCTGAAATGGAGTTAGAACCTGATCCTGAAGCAGGCCAATTTGAAAATCACGTCACCCACAACAAGTTCATGGTTGAGTCAGACAACAAAGGTGGCTgttttgatgaattttctgCTGATGATGTGCCACAAGAGTCCTTCGACGAAGAGAGTTTGAACACGGATGTGTTTTCAAGTAGCAGTGACAGCGAATCCATCAGTTCATATGAGTATCTGCAGGGCTTGAACAATATGGAGACTTCAGCAATTGGTGAAGTCTCACTGGAAGAACCAGAACCAGCTTCTGATTATAAGAATCATATCTTGTTTGAATGCAATCAGACCGCAGGAATCGGTTTTCATCTAG TAGCAGGACATGAAGTGTCTGAAGGCTGTCAGGCTCAGACTGAGTTATCTGATGAAGATCTGAGCAGCAATACTGAAAATATCATGACTTCGAGCACTGAAGATCCAGCAAGGGAAACTGATTCAGAGTTTGCTCAGTTGACATCGACTGGAGGCGAACGCCAAAGAATTCATAAAGTTGAAGCAGGGAATGAGGCAAATCAAGAAGCTGAAGACACTGGCCTGGCTCAAGCGACAACCAAATGCAAGAAGCAGATCCTGGATGGGGAGGAACTGGGAGCTTTCGATCCACGAGCACCAAATTTCTTGCCTCTGGAGCCTGATCCAGAGACGGAGAAGGTTGATCTTAGGCATCAAGAGCTGGACGGAAGGAAGAACGCAGAGGAGTGGATGGTAGACTATGCACTCAGACAAGCCGTCACAAAACTTGCTCCAGCTCGGAAGAGAAAGGTCGCACTGCTTGTTGAAGCATTCGAGAAAGTCATGCCGATAACCAAATGCGATCTCCACACAAGGCATACTTCAGCATTTGACCATGCGAGACCAATTCAGGCATGCAACTGA